The Methanococcoides methylutens MM1 genome has a window encoding:
- a CDS encoding ABC transporter permease, translating to MLKFSQALHLAVGSISSYKLRSALTTLGIIIGVAAVVANVSLGASFNQFFVDELGSQGSNFIVIYSEDINLFFDNQLDVIRNTPKVEGVSPIRQQLAGVTYISTVRQVDIQGTSADYEKIGNVQLEVGNYFSDQDKYAAVIGSDVAYEKFDQKVSYRNSIDIEFIRRDGTPVSRSFRIIGIIDSPDTEFIQSGAESDVRIFIPIDTMNEMLGIEDYGGFSITVEDAESVRPVSEEIDKKLARSLGVSERELDNEDVKPYSIFNQADILDQLDELSDALTSLFTSVALISLLVGSIGIMNIMLVTVTERTKEIGLLKSLGYTRSNILYLFIIESIILGLIGGILGTVLGFAGSYAAVSFLGLPYIFPTYLLVLGVGIAVVVGLIAGIYPANKASKLDPVESLRKR from the coding sequence ATGCTGAAGTTCTCACAGGCGCTACATCTGGCAGTAGGCAGCATCAGCAGTTACAAGCTGCGCTCTGCACTTACAACACTTGGTATCATCATAGGTGTTGCTGCGGTTGTTGCAAACGTATCTCTTGGTGCCAGCTTCAATCAGTTCTTTGTTGATGAGCTTGGTTCCCAGGGATCAAATTTCATTGTTATTTACAGTGAGGACATCAACCTGTTCTTCGATAATCAGCTTGATGTCATACGAAACACTCCGAAGGTCGAGGGGGTGTCGCCTATCCGGCAGCAATTGGCAGGTGTTACGTATATCAGCACTGTCCGGCAGGTGGATATACAGGGTACTTCGGCCGATTATGAAAAGATCGGCAATGTACAACTGGAGGTCGGGAACTACTTCTCGGACCAGGATAAGTATGCTGCGGTAATTGGGTCTGATGTTGCATATGAAAAATTCGACCAGAAGGTGTCTTATCGCAATTCCATTGACATTGAGTTCATACGAAGGGATGGTACACCTGTCTCACGAAGTTTCAGGATAATCGGGATCATTGACAGCCCTGATACTGAATTTATTCAGAGCGGTGCTGAATCCGATGTAAGGATATTCATACCAATCGATACGATGAATGAGATGCTGGGAATTGAGGACTATGGCGGATTCTCCATAACAGTCGAGGATGCGGAGTCGGTGCGTCCGGTTTCCGAAGAGATCGATAAGAAGCTCGCCAGAAGCTTGGGTGTTTCGGAAAGGGAGCTTGATAATGAGGATGTAAAGCCTTACAGCATCTTCAACCAGGCTGACATCCTTGACCAGCTTGATGAGCTTTCAGATGCTCTCACTTCTTTATTCACCTCTGTTGCACTGATCTCACTTCTGGTTGGTTCCATTGGTATCATGAACATCATGCTTGTGACAGTTACTGAGAGGACAAAAGAGATCGGTCTGTTGAAATCACTTGGTTATACAAGGTCGAACATCCTCTATCTGTTCATTATTGAATCAATAATCCTGGGTCTAATCGGAGGGATCCTGGGAACGGTCCTGGGGTTTGCGGGTTCATACGCGGCAGTAAGTTTCCTTGGCCTGCCTTACATCTTCCCTACATACCTGCTGGTTCTTGGGGTTGGCATAGCTGTTGTTGTAGGCCTGATCGCAGGTATCTATCCGGCGAATAAGGCATCAAAGCTTGATCCGGTGGAATCTCTAAGGAAGAGATGA
- a CDS encoding ABC transporter permease: MVNLSQATRIALGSIRSAKVRSALTTLGIVIGVAAVIVNISLGVGFSQSFEENLGAAGSNFVVVFTQKNNVFHDNQLEVVRNTAGVEAVSPVNTQIGTITYQSSSRSAAINGVSSEYEEVGNILMEKGQFLTDQDQYVAVIGSDIAYDKFERNLSVKNSLNISINNIDGTVSTRKFTVKGIIQDPDATYVAPEVDPSFRIFIPHDVMQEMQGVSDIGGFFIKAESLEILEATTDEIDENLARSVGVPSRDIDNEDAKPYVIFSQQDILEQLNQISAALTSILTAIALIALLVGSIGITNIMLVTVTERTKEIGILKSLGYTYRDILTLFIVEAAIIGFLGGVFGVILGVVGSYFVNQYLDVPFVFPVSLVFLGFGIALFVGIASGIYPANKAARMDPAESLRYE, encoded by the coding sequence ATGGTAAATCTCTCACAGGCGACGAGGATAGCACTTGGCAGTATACGTAGTGCCAAGGTACGCTCTGCTTTGACCACTCTTGGTATTGTCATAGGCGTAGCTGCTGTTATCGTGAATATTTCGCTGGGTGTGGGATTCAGCCAGAGCTTTGAAGAGAACCTTGGGGCTGCAGGTTCCAATTTTGTTGTTGTTTTCACTCAAAAGAACAATGTCTTTCATGACAACCAGCTTGAGGTTGTGAGGAACACTGCAGGTGTCGAAGCTGTATCGCCGGTGAATACACAAATAGGCACGATCACATACCAATCTTCGAGTAGAAGTGCAGCAATAAACGGTGTGAGTTCCGAATATGAGGAAGTCGGCAACATCCTTATGGAAAAAGGTCAGTTCCTCACCGACCAGGACCAGTATGTTGCTGTTATAGGTTCGGATATAGCGTATGATAAGTTCGAACGGAACCTTTCCGTTAAGAATTCCCTGAATATTTCCATTAACAACATAGATGGTACTGTAAGTACCCGCAAATTTACGGTGAAAGGTATTATTCAGGACCCGGATGCAACGTATGTTGCACCGGAGGTCGATCCAAGTTTCAGGATATTTATTCCTCATGATGTAATGCAGGAAATGCAAGGCGTAAGCGATATCGGTGGCTTTTTCATAAAAGCTGAGAGCCTCGAAATCCTTGAAGCAACCACCGACGAGATCGATGAGAACCTTGCAAGGTCAGTTGGTGTCCCAAGTCGTGATATTGATAATGAGGATGCTAAACCATATGTAATCTTCAGCCAGCAGGACATTCTTGAGCAGCTTAACCAGATATCCGCTGCACTGACATCGATACTGACAGCCATAGCCTTGATAGCTCTTCTTGTCGGTTCAATTGGTATCACCAACATCATGCTTGTGACGGTCACTGAAAGGACAAAGGAGATCGGCATCCTGAAATCCCTGGGATACACATACAGGGATATCCTGACGCTCTTTATTGTTGAAGCAGCGATCATCGGATTCCTGGGTGGTGTTTTTGGAGTTATCCTCGGTGTCGTTGGTTCGTACTTCGTGAACCAGTACCTTGATGTACCGTTCGTTTTCCCGGTATCCCTTGTGTTCCTGGGTTTTGGGATCGCACTTTTTGTAGGTATAGCCTCAGGAATTTATCCTGCTAACAAAGCAGCCAGAATGGACCCGGCGGAGTCGTTGAGATATGAGTGA
- a CDS encoding COG1361 S-layer family protein, translating to MKIYKRPVGILIVMMLLLVAAVPMQASAATSSSSTLRVDLLKYDPYPAEIGSYVDVWIKVENFASGSTEGVSIKMEPDYPFSLDSEKNAIKDFGILPPDRAAIHEYRLYVDEGARAGTGSFDILYRAGDDFTWQKETFEIKVGSTTFDSKGTVALSNVISSPEVLMPGDDGSISFTLTNTAQQSTITIDGESYDTYARVQSATLVGTDMITVTSPPYEGKGVLGPGDFVQVTYNMEISDSIEDGTYFLDLVMIGNSHSFNNNWMVPVVVDSSAVRVIPSVPLVLKNGQADLEFDVANIHPNELSSVLVKMEADGVEFLPQEYFVGSMDPDELFTIEIEAQADDPKATGEVNLTIYTEYRNGLNEHEESLGERVLKLEQVKEDNDSNAIVILLLGAIIAGTAYYMYRKKGLRISMES from the coding sequence GTGAAAATCTATAAAAGACCGGTAGGGATATTGATTGTAATGATGCTGCTTCTTGTTGCTGCTGTTCCCATGCAGGCAAGCGCTGCAACTTCAAGTAGCAGTACATTGAGGGTAGACCTATTGAAGTACGATCCATATCCTGCAGAGATCGGATCCTATGTGGATGTCTGGATCAAGGTCGAGAACTTTGCTTCCGGCTCTACTGAGGGCGTTTCGATCAAGATGGAACCTGATTATCCTTTTTCGCTGGATTCTGAGAAAAATGCCATAAAGGATTTTGGTATACTGCCACCTGACCGGGCAGCGATCCATGAGTATCGTCTTTATGTGGATGAAGGTGCAAGAGCAGGCACCGGTAGTTTTGATATTTTGTATCGTGCAGGTGATGACTTCACCTGGCAGAAAGAAACCTTTGAAATAAAAGTCGGCTCCACCACTTTTGATAGCAAGGGTACAGTTGCTCTCTCCAATGTCATATCTTCACCTGAAGTTCTTATGCCAGGTGATGATGGCAGCATAAGTTTTACTCTTACAAATACTGCTCAGCAGAGCACGATCACTATAGATGGTGAAAGTTATGATACCTATGCAAGGGTACAGTCAGCAACTCTTGTAGGTACAGACATGATAACCGTGACAAGCCCACCATATGAAGGCAAAGGTGTGCTGGGTCCGGGTGATTTCGTACAGGTCACTTACAATATGGAGATAAGTGATTCCATCGAGGATGGCACATATTTCCTTGACCTTGTCATGATAGGCAATTCCCATTCATTCAACAATAACTGGATGGTGCCTGTTGTTGTGGACTCTTCTGCGGTAAGGGTCATCCCTTCAGTGCCTCTTGTTCTCAAGAACGGCCAGGCCGACCTTGAGTTTGATGTTGCTAACATTCATCCCAATGAGCTCTCATCTGTACTGGTAAAAATGGAAGCAGATGGCGTTGAGTTCCTTCCACAGGAATATTTTGTTGGTTCTATGGACCCTGACGAACTGTTTACAATTGAGATCGAAGCACAGGCAGATGATCCTAAAGCCACCGGTGAGGTCAACCTGACCATATATACGGAATACAGGAATGGTCTTAACGAACACGAGGAATCCCTGGGTGAACGTGTCCTTAAGCTGGAGCAGGTCAAGGAAGACAATGACAGCAATGCGATCGTCATCCTTCTGCTAGGGGCTATCATTGCGGGTACTGCCTATTACATGTACAGGAAGAAGGGCCTGAGGATCTCTATGGAAAGCTGA
- a CDS encoding ABC transporter ATP-binding protein, with amino-acid sequence MTIPILKSVNLLVKEGEFVAIMGPSGSGKSTLMNLIGCLDRPTCGTVVLMGKDVNMISDNELARLRGLEIGFVFQSFNLVPRLTAIENVELPTYANSRSGVDNRKHAIELLELVGLEDRMNYRPTELSGGQSQRVAVARALINDPSLILADEPTGNLDSKTGKEIMDLFTDLNKRGRTIIMITHDPNLAEKYADRVVYLKDGYIESNNDVAN; translated from the coding sequence ATGACGATACCCATTCTTAAGAGTGTGAACCTGCTTGTCAAAGAAGGGGAATTTGTAGCTATCATGGGTCCTTCCGGTTCAGGTAAGAGCACCCTGATGAACCTGATAGGATGTCTGGACAGGCCTACATGTGGTACTGTAGTTCTCATGGGGAAAGATGTGAACATGATCTCGGACAATGAACTGGCAAGGCTCAGGGGATTGGAAATCGGCTTTGTGTTCCAGAGCTTCAATCTTGTACCAAGGCTTACAGCTATTGAGAATGTAGAGCTTCCTACTTATGCCAACAGCAGGTCGGGTGTTGACAATCGTAAACATGCAATAGAGCTTCTGGAGCTGGTCGGTTTAGAGGACAGGATGAACTATCGTCCCACCGAACTTTCAGGAGGCCAGTCCCAGAGAGTTGCTGTTGCACGCGCTTTGATAAATGATCCGTCGCTGATCCTTGCAGATGAGCCCACAGGCAATCTCGATTCTAAAACCGGGAAGGAGATCATGGACCTTTTCACCGATCTCAACAAGAGGGGGCGTACAATAATTATGATCACGCACGACCCTAACCTTGCAGAAAAGTATGCTGATCGTGTTGTTTACCTGAAGGATGGTTATATTGAAAGTAATAATGATGTTGCTAACTGA
- the corA gene encoding magnesium/cobalt transporter CorA, with product MGKIVNIGSRKAGVAPGTLIHIGKKHLTEPEITIIDYDADHFQEIIAENIEETYPFRDSRNVSWINLCGVHQVEMVEKIGMHFGIHPLVLEDIVHTDQRPKVEFFDPYIYIVLKMLTYDKDKEELTSEQVSILLGDNFVISFQEVLGDTFDPVRDRLRLSKGRIRKQGPDYLAYALLDSIIDNYFVMLEKIGEDIEALDDELLEDPTPKTVEHIHRLKKEIIFLRRYIWPLREVVSTMQREESPFIKESTAIFLKDVYDHIIQVMDTIESYRDVLSTMLDLYLSTTSNKMNEIMKVLTIIATIFIPLTFIAGIYGMNFEHMPELGWQWGYPAVWVIMSAVAIGMLAYFKKLKWL from the coding sequence GTGGGTAAAATTGTCAATATCGGTTCCAGAAAAGCAGGTGTTGCTCCGGGAACACTGATCCATATTGGGAAGAAGCACCTGACAGAACCAGAGATCACCATCATTGACTATGATGCGGACCATTTTCAGGAGATCATAGCGGAGAATATCGAAGAAACATATCCTTTCAGGGATAGCAGGAATGTTTCATGGATTAATCTCTGTGGAGTCCATCAGGTCGAAATGGTTGAAAAAATTGGTATGCACTTTGGGATACATCCACTTGTACTTGAAGACATCGTTCATACTGACCAGCGACCAAAAGTTGAGTTCTTTGATCCCTATATCTACATCGTCCTGAAAATGCTTACGTATGACAAAGATAAAGAAGAACTTACTTCTGAACAGGTAAGTATCCTTCTTGGAGATAATTTTGTTATTTCATTCCAGGAGGTTCTTGGAGACACATTCGATCCTGTAAGAGACAGATTAAGGCTTTCAAAAGGACGAATACGAAAGCAGGGGCCGGACTATCTGGCCTATGCACTTCTGGACTCCATTATTGACAACTATTTTGTCATGCTCGAAAAAATAGGAGAAGATATAGAAGCACTTGATGATGAACTGCTTGAGGATCCTACACCAAAAACAGTCGAACACATCCACCGCCTTAAAAAAGAAATTATCTTCTTGAGAAGATATATATGGCCTCTCAGGGAAGTTGTCAGCACCATGCAAAGGGAAGAGTCCCCTTTCATCAAGGAGTCAACGGCTATCTTCCTGAAAGATGTATATGATCACATTATCCAGGTAATGGATACCATCGAATCGTACAGGGATGTCCTTTCCACAATGCTGGACCTTTATCTTTCCACTACAAGCAACAAGATGAACGAGATCATGAAGGTGCTGACGATCATAGCCACCATTTTCATACCCCTCACGTTCATTGCAGGAATATATGGAATGAACTTTGAACATATGCCGGAACTGGGATGGCAATGGGGATATCCGGCAGTCTGGGTTATCATGTCTGCAGTAGCTATTGGAATGCTAGCTTATTTCAAAAAACTGAAATGGCTCTGA
- a CDS encoding MarC family protein has product MDFLGYFIYVFITLFAIVSPLSGVITFITLTNGLTLDEKNAIARKSVALAFAIAIFFIFTGNILLDFFGIGIDSLKVAGGLLLFVIAFDMMQAKISRESITDREIDASSEREDIWIFPIAMPMLSGPATITTVIILTESAEVVPQKALIILATVLTYAIALLIFLFSRRLHKRMGYNGMLVITRMFGLFLGAISVSMIASGVWGLYLSMSGL; this is encoded by the coding sequence ATGGACTTTCTGGGGTACTTCATCTATGTATTTATCACATTATTTGCTATTGTGAGTCCGCTTAGTGGAGTAATTACATTCATAACACTAACAAATGGGTTAACGCTGGATGAAAAGAATGCCATTGCCAGAAAATCGGTCGCACTGGCTTTTGCTATTGCCATATTTTTCATTTTTACAGGAAATATCCTCCTTGATTTCTTTGGGATAGGCATTGATTCATTGAAAGTTGCCGGCGGTCTGTTGCTATTTGTTATAGCTTTCGATATGATGCAGGCAAAGATCTCAAGGGAAAGTATTACTGACAGGGAAATTGATGCATCTAGTGAACGTGAGGATATCTGGATATTCCCTATAGCAATGCCTATGCTTAGCGGACCTGCCACAATTACAACAGTTATAATCCTAACAGAATCTGCGGAAGTTGTCCCTCAGAAAGCGCTGATCATACTTGCGACAGTGCTGACCTATGCAATAGCCCTGTTGATATTCCTCTTTTCAAGGAGGCTGCACAAAAGAATGGGTTACAACGGTATGCTTGTGATCACACGTATGTTCGGCCTTTTCCTGGGTGCTATCTCAGTGAGTATGATAGCAAGTGGCGTTTGGGGACTTTATCTTAGTATGTCTGGCCTGTAA
- a CDS encoding iron ABC transporter substrate-binding protein — protein MKIKTYSAIFITFIILLTCMGSGCLSGSGGSAENSIEMRTITDGLGREVTLPADPESIVAQGPGALRYICYLGAQDKVVGVEDIELRKDENRRPYAIANPQFQDMPLIGEYRGNTDPEKIVALDPDVIFWTEVQSANDADELQSKTGIPVVALNYGDLTTYRSDMYLSLKIMGDVMGKNDRAEEVIDFFDMAIADLTSRTEDIPEEDKASVYVGGIAYRGPHGFQSTEPSYPPFTLINANNVALALGTEHADVSKEAILEWDPEIVFVDLSTYQTTPSAVDELKTDPAYTSLTAVKNGEVYGVLPYNWYTTNHGSVIAASYYSGKVIYPDRFQDIDPAEKADEIYVFLFGKPAYEAMNSGFSAGFGQIDLD, from the coding sequence ATGAAGATAAAAACATACAGTGCAATATTCATAACTTTCATTATTCTCTTAACATGCATGGGTTCAGGTTGCCTTTCAGGCTCAGGAGGATCTGCAGAAAACAGCATAGAGATGCGAACAATTACAGACGGACTTGGAAGAGAAGTAACACTTCCAGCAGATCCTGAAAGTATCGTTGCTCAGGGACCCGGAGCATTAAGATACATCTGCTACCTCGGTGCTCAGGACAAAGTTGTTGGTGTCGAGGACATTGAACTGAGAAAAGATGAGAACAGAAGACCTTATGCAATTGCCAATCCACAATTCCAGGACATGCCCCTGATAGGCGAATACAGAGGAAACACTGATCCCGAAAAGATCGTAGCATTAGATCCTGATGTTATTTTCTGGACAGAGGTACAGTCAGCTAATGATGCGGATGAACTCCAGTCAAAGACAGGCATTCCCGTAGTAGCCCTTAATTATGGCGATCTTACAACCTATCGCAGCGATATGTACCTCTCACTTAAAATAATGGGAGATGTGATGGGTAAAAATGACAGAGCAGAAGAGGTAATCGATTTCTTCGACATGGCAATTGCAGACCTGACATCAAGAACCGAAGATATACCTGAAGAGGATAAGGCATCCGTTTACGTTGGAGGAATAGCCTACAGGGGTCCTCACGGTTTCCAGTCAACAGAACCATCCTATCCTCCGTTTACCCTTATCAATGCGAATAACGTAGCATTAGCCCTTGGAACTGAACATGCTGATGTCTCAAAAGAGGCTATCCTTGAATGGGACCCTGAGATTGTTTTTGTTGACCTCTCAACATACCAGACAACACCTTCAGCAGTAGATGAGTTGAAGACCGACCCTGCCTACACATCTTTGACAGCAGTGAAGAACGGAGAGGTCTACGGAGTACTACCTTACAACTGGTACACAACCAACCATGGATCAGTCATTGCTGCTTCATATTACTCCGGAAAAGTCATCTATCCCGACAGGTTCCAGGACATCGATCCTGCTGAAAAAGCAGATGAGATCTATGTGTTCCTCTTTGGAAAGCCTGCATACGAAGCCATGAATTCCGGATTTAGTGCAGGATTCGGACAGATCGATCTTGATTAA
- a CDS encoding iron ABC transporter permease: MEFIEGEMDELKGDTLPFGYTGYIRKKISFMIISSILLFLLLIYSIAVGAASVSFSDVVAALLGYDVGNISTIVWNIRLPRALAAIVSGIGLSVAGVALQSILRNPLGSPYTLGISHAAAFGAAFSVIVLGSGTMRSTGADAVMLNNPYMTTAVAFIFSMIATFILIAIAKYRNASPEVMILTGVALASLFTAGTMFLQYFADDVQLAAVVFWTFGDVGRADWGDLGILTAIVVPSMLYFLINRWNYNAIDAGDETARGLGVNVEKVRLWGMLVASLMTAFIVAFLGVIGFVGLVCPHMARRFVGDEQRFLLPASCLTGGLLLLGADTAARLMLAPHELPVAILTAFMGAPLFLYLLIRGYQH; this comes from the coding sequence ATGGAATTCATAGAAGGAGAAATGGATGAACTGAAAGGAGATACTCTTCCTTTTGGTTATACGGGATACATAAGAAAGAAAATCTCATTCATGATCATCTCATCGATCCTTCTGTTCCTGCTACTTATTTATTCCATAGCCGTAGGTGCAGCAAGCGTATCGTTCTCAGATGTTGTGGCAGCACTCCTTGGATATGATGTTGGCAACATATCCACCATCGTCTGGAATATCAGACTTCCAAGAGCACTTGCAGCTATAGTTTCAGGAATAGGGCTCTCTGTTGCCGGCGTTGCACTACAATCCATACTCCGCAACCCGCTTGGTTCTCCCTACACACTGGGGATCTCACATGCAGCGGCCTTCGGTGCAGCATTCTCTGTCATCGTCCTTGGAAGCGGAACAATGCGAAGCACAGGAGCAGATGCTGTAATGCTGAACAACCCGTACATGACAACAGCAGTTGCTTTCATATTCTCCATGATAGCAACGTTCATCCTGATAGCTATTGCAAAATACAGGAACGCTTCCCCGGAGGTTATGATCCTCACCGGAGTTGCACTGGCATCCCTTTTTACTGCAGGCACAATGTTCCTCCAGTATTTTGCAGACGATGTACAGCTCGCAGCTGTCGTTTTCTGGACATTCGGAGACGTAGGAAGAGCCGATTGGGGAGACCTCGGGATACTTACAGCCATCGTTGTACCCTCAATGCTCTATTTCCTGATCAACCGCTGGAATTACAATGCCATCGATGCAGGGGATGAGACCGCCAGAGGACTTGGTGTTAACGTGGAAAAGGTGCGTCTCTGGGGCATGCTGGTCGCATCCCTGATGACTGCCTTTATCGTGGCATTCCTGGGTGTCATCGGCTTTGTAGGACTTGTCTGCCCGCACATGGCACGCAGGTTCGTCGGGGATGAGCAGAGATTCCTCCTGCCGGCATCCTGCCTCACAGGCGGACTGCTGCTACTTGGTGCGGACACAGCTGCACGCCTCATGCTCGCACCCCATGAGCTTCCTGTGGCTATACTGACCGCGTTCATGGGCGCTCCGTTGTTCCTTTACCTGCTTATCAGGGGGTATCAGCACTAA
- a CDS encoding ABC transporter ATP-binding protein, with product MLNVEELGFNYKTRKVLEQIHFNLKPGEVLAILGPNGVGKSTLLRCINSIHSPATGTIFVDGEEILSLEKHEVAKRIGYVPQRSEAGRLTAYDAILLGRKPHIGWNIKERDHKIVRSVIMKLELENLALRYINEMSGGELQRVAIARALVQEPKLLLLDEPTSSLDLKKQLEILRTVRQVVKENNVSAVITMHDINLALRFADRYMFLKDGTIFAHGEHDIVVPETIEQVYGVSATVEQLNGYRIVIPND from the coding sequence ATGTTGAACGTAGAAGAACTAGGATTCAATTACAAGACAAGAAAAGTGCTCGAACAGATACACTTTAACCTCAAGCCTGGAGAAGTGCTTGCTATACTGGGTCCCAACGGAGTGGGGAAATCAACACTTCTCAGGTGTATCAACTCGATACATTCACCTGCCACAGGAACAATATTTGTTGACGGGGAAGAGATCCTTTCCCTTGAGAAGCATGAGGTTGCAAAAAGGATAGGGTACGTTCCACAGCGTTCTGAAGCCGGAAGACTGACCGCATATGACGCGATCCTCCTCGGCAGAAAACCGCATATTGGATGGAACATCAAAGAAAGAGATCACAAGATCGTAAGATCCGTTATAATGAAGCTGGAACTTGAGAACCTGGCACTCAGGTACATCAATGAGATGAGCGGAGGGGAACTCCAACGGGTTGCAATAGCAAGAGCCCTTGTCCAGGAACCAAAGCTTCTCCTGCTCGATGAGCCAACCAGCAGCCTGGACCTCAAAAAACAACTGGAAATACTGCGCACGGTCAGGCAGGTAGTGAAAGAGAACAACGTGTCCGCTGTCATAACAATGCACGATATCAACCTTGCACTCAGGTTCGCGGACAGGTATATGTTCCTGAAGGATGGAACGATCTTCGCTCACGGAGAACATGATATCGTCGTGCCTGAGACCATTGAGCAGGTCTATGGCGTATCAGCCACCGTAGAACAACTGAACGGATATCGTATTGTCATACCTAACGACTGA
- a CDS encoding small ribosomal subunit Rsm22 family protein, giving the protein MAKNNILSTLKYVSRMKKEFMLSEIKDYIEEEMSTQDIYKVVSPFLFDLKINATPMDDDFRITPGLSREKMELSDEEKEKILSFFGSAVVPGQLQKIIENYITLKTTKDWDDPMVLEKIRKAIVAQKNAYWKSGKSRIISYEKGYSILAYLAYQFPVYFVQFEHILHSLASDGMLKKRMKILDIGTGPGTVPLAITDFYKRLDNAEAAIHSVELYDENIEAYDAIVPEYAKKVSGLTVEKPVKANLVDLKPEDIPDNIDLMIFSNVLNEIRELTIDQKAELVKKLSSKLAVDGNIILIEPADRANSTEFRKLTLALKLQGLGIYSPCSFIWCQGCKPDECWSFEQKEDINPTRLMKKLADCEEAFRYLNTDIKYSYAIMRKDNLSKVSYKVPLKSKFARLADVNKHVGKRINVVCSLMSGDLGDSKYSVYKICDGTTRKQVYTLLPSHHEVPENELIKTAGYGTVLELFNVLVKYNEDKDAYNLLLSRNSTVAKVE; this is encoded by the coding sequence ATGGCCAAAAATAATATCCTCTCCACTTTGAAATATGTCTCACGCATGAAAAAGGAGTTCATGCTATCGGAGATCAAGGACTATATAGAAGAAGAGATGTCGACACAGGACATTTACAAGGTCGTATCACCTTTTTTATTCGATCTGAAGATCAACGCAACTCCCATGGATGATGACTTCAGGATTACCCCGGGTCTCAGCAGGGAAAAGATGGAACTGTCAGATGAAGAAAAAGAGAAGATCCTGTCATTCTTTGGTTCTGCTGTTGTACCTGGCCAGCTTCAGAAGATCATTGAGAACTATATCACATTAAAAACTACCAAGGACTGGGATGATCCTATGGTCCTTGAAAAGATAAGAAAAGCGATAGTCGCCCAGAAGAATGCTTACTGGAAGTCTGGCAAGTCCAGGATCATCTCATATGAAAAGGGCTACAGTATCCTTGCTTATCTTGCTTACCAGTTCCCTGTATATTTTGTGCAGTTCGAGCATATCCTCCACAGCCTGGCATCCGATGGCATGTTGAAGAAAAGAATGAAGATCCTTGACATAGGGACCGGCCCGGGAACCGTACCTCTTGCCATCACTGATTTCTACAAGAGACTTGACAATGCAGAAGCAGCTATTCATAGTGTGGAGCTCTATGATGAGAATATCGAAGCATATGATGCCATCGTGCCTGAATATGCAAAGAAAGTATCAGGACTAACAGTTGAAAAGCCAGTTAAGGCCAACCTGGTGGATCTCAAACCCGAGGATATTCCTGACAACATTGATCTCATGATATTCTCCAATGTCCTGAACGAGATACGTGAGCTTACCATCGACCAGAAAGCAGAACTTGTCAAGAAGCTGTCCTCTAAACTTGCAGTGGATGGTAATATTATTCTCATCGAGCCTGCCGACAGGGCAAATTCAACCGAGTTCAGGAAACTGACCCTTGCCCTTAAGCTTCAGGGTCTTGGTATATACAGTCCATGCTCCTTTATCTGGTGCCAGGGATGCAAACCTGATGAATGCTGGAGCTTTGAGCAGAAGGAGGATATCAACCCGACACGTCTTATGAAAAAACTCGCCGATTGTGAGGAAGCTTTCCGTTATCTCAATACTGACATCAAGTATTCGTATGCTATAATGAGGAAGGACAATCTGTCAAAAGTAAGCTACAAGGTTCCCCTGAAATCAAAGTTTGCCCGTCTGGCAGATGTGAACAAGCACGTTGGTAAGCGCATAAATGTCGTTTGCTCCCTTATGTCCGGGGATCTTGGTGACAGCAAATACTCTGTCTATAAGATATGTGACGGCACTACCAGGAAACAGGTATATACTTTATTACCCTCCCACCATGAAGTTCCTGAAAATGAGCTCATTAAGACAGCAGGATATGGTACCGTTCTTGAACTCTTCAATGTTCTTGTCAAGTACAATGAAGACAAGGATGCGTATAACCTGCTTCTGAGCAGGAACAGTACCGTTGCTAAAGTGGAATGA